CGGGTGATGGTGTACAGGCCCAAGACAATATCCTGGGTCGGGGCGATAATGGCCTTGCCGTGGGCGGGCGAGAGGATGTTATTGGTTGACATCATCAAGGCCCGCGCCTCGACCTGGGCCTCGACCGACAGGGGGATATGGACCGCCATCTGGTCGCCGTCAAAATCGGCGTTATAGGCCATGCAGACCAGGGGGTGGAGCTGGATCGCCTTGCCCTCAATCAGGATCGGCTCAAAGGCCTGGATGCCCAGCCGGTGCAGGGTTGGGGCACGGTTGAGCAGGACCGGGTGCTCTTTGATCACCTCGTCCAGGATATCCCAGACTTCCGGCCGCTCTTTTTCCACCATTTTTTTTGCGCTTTTAATGGTAGTGGTATAGCCGCGTTCTTCGAGCTTGTTGTAGATAAAAGGCTTGAACAGCTCCAGGGCCATGTACTTGGGCAGCCCGCACTGGTGCAGGCGGAGTTCGGGGCCGATGACGATGACGGACCGCCCCGAATAGTCGACCCGTTTGCCGAGCAGGTTCTGCCGAAACCGTCCGCCCTTGCCCTTCAGCATATCGGACAGCGATTTGAGCGGCCGCTTGTTGGGACCGGTCAAGGGCCGACCGCGCCGCCCGTTGTCGAATAAGGCATCAACCGCTTCCTGGAGCATGCGCTTTTCGTTGCGCACGATGATGTCGGGCGCGCTCAGTTCGATCAGGCGCTTCAGACGGTTGTTGCGGTTGATCACCCGCCGGTACAAATCGTTCAGGTCGGACGTGGCAAAGCGGCCGCCGTCCAGGGGGACCAGAGGACGGAGGTCGGGAGGAATGACCGGAATGACTTCCAGAATCATCCATTCGGGCAGGTTGCCGGAATGCCGAAAGGCGTTGATGACCTTGAGGCGTTTGGCGATTTTTTTACGACGCGCCTCACTGGCCGTTTCCATCATCTCGGTCCGCAGCTCTACGGCCAACTGCTCCAGGTTCAAATCCCGCAGCAACAGCCGGATCGCCTCGGCTCCCATGCCAGCCTCAAAACTGCCAAAGCCGAACTCCTCAACCAACTTCCGGTAGCGGGTCTCGGTCAGGATTTCCTTCTTGCGCAACGGGGTCTCGCCCGGGTCGGTCACAATATACGACTCGAAATACAGGACGCGTTCCAGATCTTTGAGCGTCATATCCAGCAGGGTCCCAATCCGGCTCGGCAGGCTTTTGAGGAACCAGATATGGGCGACCGGGCTGGCCAGAGAGATATGTCCCATCCGCTCCCGGCGGACCTTGGACTGAATGACCTCAACGCCGCACTTCTCGCACACGACCCCACGGTGGCGCATGCGCTTGTATTTGCCGCAGTTACACTCATAGTCCTTGGTCGGACCGAATATCTTGGCGCAGAACAGGCCGTCACGCTCAGGCTTGAACGTGCGATAATTGATGGTCTCGGGCTTCTTCACCTCCCCGTGCGACCAGGAACGGACCATATCCGGAGAGGCCAGCGCGACCCGGATGGCGTTAAAACGAACCGGATTTTGGGGCTTCTCAAAAAGACCAAGAAAATCTTCCATCTTTCCCCCCAGCGTGCTCTATTCTTCTTCGAGCAGTTCGACGTTGAGCGCCAAGCTTTGCAGTTCTCGGATCATGACATTAAACGATTCGGGAAGGCCCGGTTCCAATACATTTTCTCCTTTCACAATCGCCTCGTAGATACGCGTCCGACCGGCCACATCATCCGACTTGACCGTCAACATTTCCTGTAGACTGTAGGCAGCACCGTAGGCTTCGAGGGCCCATACCTCCATTTCTCCAAGCCGCTGGCCACCAAACTGAGCCTTGCCGCCCAGCGGCTGCTGGGTCACCAGGGAGTAGGGGCCGGTAGAGCGGGCATGAATCTTGTCCTCGACCAGGTGGTGCAGTTTCAGGATGTACATCACGCCAACAGTGATGGCTCTCCCAAAGGGCTCGCCAGTCCGCCCGTCGTACAACACGGTTTGTCCGGATTCGGGTAAGCCCGCTTTCTGTAACAGGTCAAAGATTTCTTTTTCCGGCGCGCCGTCGAACACGGGTGTCGCCACGTGCACCCCGGTCTGGGCGCGCTCGCTCAGGCGCGCCAAGTCCGCGTCTGACAGTTCTTGAATTCTGTCAACAAATTCCTTGTTGGCATACACCTCCTGGAGTTGGGAACGGAGGGTCTCCAGGGTCCGGGTCGGGTCGCCGTTATGGCCGTTGCCCATCTGCTCGCCGAGGCTGCGCACGGCCCAGCCGAGATGGGTCTCAAGAATTTGTCCGACATTCATCCGCGAGGGCACGCCCAGCGGATTGAGGACAACATCGACTGGAGTCCCGTCGGCCAGGTAGGGCATATCCTCTTCNNNNNNNNNNNNNNNCCCGCCATCTTGTCGCCGACCTGGAGCTTGCGTTTGATGGCGACAAAGACCTTGACCATCTTGATGATGCCGGGGGGCAGCTCGTCGCCACTGCGCAGCTTCTCAACCTTCTTCTCAAACTCCTCCCGAATCCGGCCGACCTGGGCCAGCATGGCATCAACGCTCCGGCCCAACTCGTCCTCGGCCGCCTCATCGCCAAGCTTGAGCCGGCCCCAGTGCGAGGGCGGGACGGCTCGCAGCAGCTCCTCGGTAATCTCCTGGCCTTTGGGGAACAGGACCCGCCTAGTGTCATCGTCGCTGATGCGAACGGTCAGCGTTTTGCCCAGCACCAGATCGCGGACTTTTCCGAACGTGCTCTCGTGGACAATCCGAATTTCGTCTTCCTGGTCTTTGCGAAGTCGCTCGACCTCTTCGTCCTCAATGCTCTGGCTCCGCTCATCCTTGGAGACGCCCTTGCGGGAGAAGACGCGCACATTGATCACCGTGCCCTCAACACCGGGAGGAACTTTGAGCGAAGTATCACGCACCTCCCCGGCTTTTTCGCCGAAGATCGCGCGCAGGAGCTTCTCTTCGGGCGACAGCTGGGTCTCGCCTTTGGGCGTGATCTTGCCGACCAGAATATCGCCCGGCGTCACCTCGGCGCCGATCCTGACGATCCCGCTTTCGTCCAGGTCTTTGAGCGCCTCTTCACCAACATTCGGGATATCCTGGGTGATTTCCTCCGGGCCGAGTTTGGTGTCGCGGGCGACGCATTCGAACTCTTCAATATGCACCGAGGTGAATACATCCTCGCGCAGCAGACGCTCGCTGACCAGGATAGAGTCTTCAAAATTGTACCCGCCCCAGATCATGAACGCGACCAGCACATTGCGGCCCAGGGCCAGTTCACCCATATCGGTAGCCGGTCCGTCGGCCACCACGTCGCCGGCGGTAATATAGTCACCGACCTTGACGATCGGCCGCTGGTTGACGCAGGTGTTCTGGTTGGAACGCTGGTACTTGATCAGAGGATAGATATCGACCGCAGCGTCCCCAGCGGTCGGTGGCGCGTCGGCCTTGATCACCACCCGGGTGGAATCGACATTCTCAACTCGGCCGCTCCGATGGGCAACGATCGTCGCCCCGGAATCCCGGGCCACGACCTGCTCCATGCCCGTACCGACCAGCGGTGCTTCGGTGCGCAGCAGGGGAACCGCCTGACGCTGCATGTTCGACCCCATCAGAGCCC
This region of Desulfurellaceae bacterium genomic DNA includes:
- the rpoC gene encoding DNA-directed RNA polymerase subunit beta', coding for MEDFLGLFEKPQNPVRFNAIRVALASPDMVRSWSHGEVKKPETINYRTFKPERDGLFCAKIFGPTKDYECNCGKYKRMRHRGVVCEKCGVEVIQSKVRRERMGHISLASPVAHIWFLKSLPSRIGTLLDMTLKDLERVLYFESYIVTDPGETPLRKKEILTETRYRKLVEEFGFGSFEAGMGAEAIRLLLRDLNLEQLAVELRTEMMETASEARRKKIAKRLKVINAFRHSGNLPEWMILEVIPVIPPDLRPLVPLDGGRFATSDLNDLYRRVINRNNRLKRLIELSAPDIIVRNEKRMLQEAVDALFDNGRRGRPLTGPNKRPLKSLSDMLKGKGGRFRQNLLGKRVDYSGRSVIVIGPELRLHQCGLPKYMALELFKPFIYNKLEERGYTTTIKSAKKMVEKERPEVWDILDEVIKEHPVLLNRAPTLHRLGIQAFEPILIEGKAIQLHPLVCMAYNADFDGDQMAVHIPLSVEAQVEARALMMSTNNILSPAHGKAIIAPTQDIVLGLYTITRERPGAKGEDKIFSSPEEVRIAYDQGQVELQAQIKVRMDGQLVDTTVGRVVLYEIIPPEIPFAEVNRTMKKKELGSLLDSAFLKAGNKATVIFADRLKDLGFEHATRAGISIGIQDMIIPEEKEALLDAAQADIQEIQDQYTKGLITDGERHNKVVDTWAAVTDKVAHEMFSGFQESRQGFSPIFMMADSGARGSAQQIRQLAGMRGLMAKPSGEIIETPIRANFREGLSVLQYFISTHGARKGLADTALKTANSGYLTRRLVDVAQDCIISEHDCGTIDGIEMGPLVEGGEIIEGLGERVLGRVALDDIRDPFSSEVLVPANEEIDEERVKLIEEAGIEKLWIRSALTCQSRRGVCISCYGRDLARGRMVNIGEAVGIIAAQSIGEPGTQLTMRTFHIGGTASRRAEQTTLTPRNAGTLRYLNLKTVVDREGDLVVMNRNGEVAIVDSPEPGRERERERYPVVYGAKLKKADGAA
- the rpoB gene encoding DNA-directed RNA polymerase subunit beta (DNA-dependent RNA polymerase catalyzes the transcription of DNA into RNA using the four ribonucleoside triphosphates as substrates; beta subunit is part of the catalytic core which binds with a sigma factor to produce the holoenzyme), whose translation is EEDMPYLADGTPVDVVLNPLGVPSRMNVGQILETHLGWAVRSLGEQMGNGHNGDPTRTLETLRSQLQEVYANKEFVDRIQELSDADLARLSERAQTGVHVATPVFDGAPEKEIFDLLQKAGLPESGQTVLYDGRTGEPFGRAITVGVMYILKLHHLVEDKIHARSTGPYSLVTQQPLGGKAQFGGQRLGEMEVWALEAYGAAYSLQEMLTVKSDDVAGRTRIYEAIVKGENVLEPGLPESFNVMIRELQSLALNVELLEEE